A single Gammaproteobacteria bacterium DNA region contains:
- a CDS encoding TIGR00366 family protein: MTQPSAGEPRLTPVQKFGEVIADFVERWMPNPFLFAIILTYVAAVTAWLSEGSSPAEIAFAWYDGFWVLLTFAMQMVIILVTGFVVAYHPVVKRGILWLVRLPRNGRQAVVLVGVGSMLTGWISWGLGLIFGAILAREMGKVAHRRSMAVHYPLLAVAGYMGMSLTWGWGMSSSAGLLQATDNNVFMQMGIVDRVIPASEWVFHPYPLLLTALALAYGCLMLYLLAPPDRNCRGIARYVPDAADAEDARTPAPAIAKPSPADRINHSRILGGIIALTGVVMLVREFVTDPMGALDLNVFNFGFLMIGMLLFISPSKYQDEFTDAVKGSAGIILQFPFYAGIVGIMTGTGLVATMTESLLNISAANPDVFPVVTWITGGILNVFVPSAGSEWAIVGGPMMQAGAELGVPHGQTIAAYAVGDAHTNLFNPFWAIPLLAITGLRARDMFGYGITMMILLVPFIALALFFLPY; this comes from the coding sequence TTGACCCAGCCAAGCGCCGGAGAACCCAGGCTTACGCCCGTACAGAAGTTCGGTGAGGTCATCGCCGACTTCGTCGAACGATGGATGCCGAACCCGTTCCTGTTCGCCATCATCCTCACCTATGTCGCCGCGGTGACGGCCTGGCTGTCCGAGGGATCGAGCCCCGCGGAGATCGCCTTCGCCTGGTACGACGGCTTCTGGGTTCTGCTCACCTTCGCCATGCAGATGGTCATCATCCTGGTGACCGGCTTCGTGGTGGCGTACCACCCGGTGGTGAAGCGGGGAATACTCTGGCTGGTGCGCCTCCCACGGAACGGGCGCCAGGCGGTGGTGCTGGTGGGCGTGGGCTCAATGCTGACGGGATGGATCTCGTGGGGTCTCGGGCTCATTTTCGGCGCCATCCTCGCGCGCGAGATGGGAAAGGTGGCGCATCGCAGGAGCATGGCCGTCCACTATCCGCTGCTCGCCGTGGCCGGATACATGGGCATGAGCCTGACCTGGGGATGGGGCATGTCCAGCTCCGCGGGCCTACTGCAGGCGACCGACAACAACGTGTTCATGCAGATGGGCATCGTCGACCGGGTGATCCCCGCCAGCGAGTGGGTCTTCCATCCCTATCCGCTGCTGCTCACGGCGCTCGCGCTGGCCTATGGGTGCCTGATGCTCTACCTGCTCGCGCCGCCGGACCGGAATTGCCGGGGGATCGCGCGCTACGTCCCCGATGCAGCCGATGCGGAGGACGCTCGTACCCCCGCGCCGGCGATCGCCAAGCCGAGCCCGGCCGACCGCATCAACCACAGCCGCATACTGGGCGGAATCATCGCGCTGACGGGCGTCGTGATGCTGGTACGGGAATTCGTGACGGACCCGATGGGCGCGCTCGACCTGAACGTCTTCAACTTCGGGTTCCTGATGATCGGGATGCTCCTGTTCATCAGCCCCTCCAAGTACCAGGACGAGTTCACTGACGCGGTGAAGGGGAGCGCAGGCATCATCCTGCAGTTCCCCTTCTACGCGGGGATCGTAGGCATCATGACCGGTACCGGGCTCGTCGCTACGATGACGGAGAGCCTGCTCAACATCTCGGCCGCCAACCCCGACGTCTTCCCGGTGGTGACGTGGATCACGGGCGGCATCCTGAACGTCTTCGTGCCCTCGGCGGGGAGCGAATGGGCCATCGTCGGGGGCCCGATGATGCAGGCAGGGGCGGAACTGGGCGTGCCGCACGGCCAGACCATCGCCGCCTACGCCGTGGGCGATGCGCACACCAACCTGTTCAACCCGTTCTGGGCGATCCCGCTCCTCGCTATCACGGGCCTGCGCGCCCGCGACATGTTCGGCTACGGCATCACGATGATGATCCTGCTGGTGCCCTTCATCGCGCTGGCGCTGTTCTTCCTGCCGTATTGA
- a CDS encoding ABC transporter substrate-binding protein codes for MKAPVEIRLADVASGVLNGIRRPAVFGLFATALLACRDGGSGPAAPPDELIIAWPASREPASLDGHIEPYQTAWLIDYKIADPLLILGPDGEFHPALAASWSSNAVADEWTFNLRSGVVFQDGTPFDAEAVKYNVERILDPATRSGEMAAHVGPVERVEVIDDTTVTLHYEAPWVTVLDAFRRVPIWSPTAAERWGIEEFDRHLVGAGPFLLEEWVPNDHVTVRRWDGYGGWNWISREAGPAKVERVTIRFIGEEAVLGNIVRTGNAHIAMNLPTAYIDDYRDAEGFSLLTGYQAGTGLQMVMNVRRPPFSDLRVRQAVLYATDQPAINDLLYDGHFLSSDGPLNTVHPCYWEGNADLYPHAPETARRLLEEAGYTDRDGDGIREAYGIAGVENGTPLRVRWTILDREEMGEAVQAQWRAIGIDVAIEIVPGPVQLEMVNNRDFDLMYERQRSPDPLLMDMLWNSAHDVVGGWAWTGFVDEELDRLVGQLRTIPDTEARCELAQEAQRIIMENALMLPTLSEPIFYAVSDEVRDFELMSEGQFYFVHNARLVRD; via the coding sequence TTGAAGGCGCCGGTTGAGATCAGGTTGGCCGACGTAGCTTCAGGGGTCCTGAATGGCATCCGGCGCCCCGCGGTGTTCGGGCTGTTCGCGACAGCCCTGCTGGCCTGTCGTGATGGAGGCTCCGGTCCCGCCGCCCCCCCCGACGAACTCATCATCGCCTGGCCCGCCTCCCGCGAGCCCGCCTCGCTCGACGGCCACATCGAGCCGTACCAGACGGCGTGGCTCATCGACTACAAGATCGCCGATCCGCTGCTGATTCTCGGGCCGGACGGCGAATTCCATCCGGCGCTGGCCGCGAGCTGGTCCTCCAACGCCGTCGCGGACGAGTGGACGTTCAACCTCCGGAGCGGGGTCGTGTTCCAGGACGGCACGCCCTTCGACGCGGAAGCTGTCAAGTACAACGTCGAACGCATCCTGGACCCGGCGACGCGCTCGGGGGAGATGGCGGCCCACGTCGGGCCGGTCGAGCGAGTGGAGGTGATCGACGACACCACCGTCACCCTCCATTACGAGGCGCCGTGGGTGACCGTCCTCGACGCCTTCCGCAGGGTCCCCATCTGGTCTCCGACAGCCGCGGAGCGGTGGGGCATCGAGGAGTTCGACCGGCATCTCGTGGGTGCCGGGCCGTTCCTGCTGGAGGAGTGGGTGCCCAACGACCACGTGACCGTGCGGCGCTGGGACGGCTACGGCGGATGGAACTGGATCAGCAGAGAGGCGGGCCCGGCCAAGGTTGAGCGCGTGACCATCCGCTTCATCGGCGAGGAGGCGGTCCTGGGCAACATCGTCCGCACGGGGAATGCCCATATCGCCATGAATCTGCCCACGGCCTACATTGATGACTACCGCGATGCGGAGGGCTTCTCGCTGCTCACCGGCTACCAGGCCGGGACCGGGCTGCAGATGGTCATGAACGTGCGGCGCCCGCCCTTCAGCGACCTGCGGGTCCGGCAGGCCGTGCTGTACGCAACCGATCAGCCCGCGATCAACGACCTGCTCTACGACGGGCACTTTCTGTCGTCTGACGGCCCCCTGAACACGGTCCATCCCTGCTACTGGGAAGGGAACGCGGACCTCTACCCGCACGCCCCCGAGACCGCGCGGCGGCTGTTGGAGGAGGCCGGGTACACGGACCGGGATGGCGACGGCATCCGCGAGGCATATGGCATCGCCGGCGTCGAGAACGGCACGCCGCTCCGCGTGCGCTGGACCATCCTCGACCGCGAGGAGATGGGAGAGGCGGTTCAGGCCCAGTGGCGCGCGATCGGCATCGACGTGGCCATCGAGATCGTCCCCGGCCCGGTGCAGCTCGAGATGGTCAACAACCGCGACTTCGACCTGATGTACGAGCGCCAGCGCAGCCCCGATCCCCTGCTGATGGACATGCTCTGGAACTCGGCCCACGACGTGGTCGGGGGATGGGCTTGGACCGGCTTTGTCGACGAGGAACTGGACCGGCTCGTAGGTCAGCTCAGGACCATCCCGGACACGGAGGCCCGGTGCGAGCTGGCCCAGGAGGCCCAGCGCATCATCATGGAGAACGCGCTGATGCTGCCCACGCTCAGCGAGCCGATCTT